Part of the Sphingomonas sp. Leaf357 genome, CGCGATCGAGGCCGGATCGCCGCCATGTTCGCCGCAGATGCCGAGCTTGATGCCCGGGCGCGCCGCCCTGCCCCGCTCGGCCGCCATCTCGATCAGCTGGCCGACGCCCTCGATGTCGAGGCTGACGAACGGATCCTTGGCATAGATGCCGCGCTCGACATAGGTCGTCAGGAAGCGCGCGGCATCGTCGCGCGACACGCCGAGCGTCGTCTGCGTCAGATCGTTCGTCCCGAAGCTGAAGAACTCGCCGATCTCGGCGATCTCGCCCGCCATCAGCGCGGCGCGCGGCAGTTCGATCATCGTGCCGACGAGATAGTCGATCTCGCGGCCCTTGTCGGCGAACACCGCCTGCGCGGCCTTGTCGACGACCTGCTTCATCAGTTCCAGTTCGCGGCGCGTGCCGACGAGCGGGATCATCACCTCGGGGATCGGCGCGGCGCCCGACTTCACCGCAACCTCGATCGCCGCTTCGAAGATCGCCCGCGCCTGCATCTCGTAGATTTCGGGATAGGTGACGCCCAGGCGGCAGCCGCGATGGCCGAGCATCGGGTTGAACTCATGCAGTTCCGCCGCGCGGCGCTTGAGCACATCGACCTCGACGCCAGCCGCCTTGGCGACTTCGGCGAATTCGGCTTCCTCGTGCGGCAGGAATTCGTGCAGCGGCGGATCGAGCAGGCGGATCGTGACCGGCAGGCCGGCCATCACCTCGAACAGTTCGACGAAATCGCTGCGCTGTTCGGGCAGCAACCTGTCGAGCGCGACGCGGCGGCCGGCTTCGTCCTCGGCCAGGATCATCTGGCGCACGGCGGTGATCCGCGCGGCATCGAAGAACATATGTTCGGTGCGGCAGAGACCGATGCCCTCGGCGCCGAATTCGCGCGCGACCTTGGCGTCCAACGGCGTCTCGGCATTGGCGCGGACCTTCAGGCGGCGGACGCCGTCGGCCCAGGCCATCAGCGTGCCGAAATCGCCCGACAGTTCGGGCTGCACGGTCGGCACCGCGCCGGCCATCACCTCGCCGGTGGTGCCGTCGATCGTGACGATGTCGCCGGTGCGGATCTCGCGCCCCGCCACGCGCATCACGCCGGCCTTGGCGTCGATCGCGATCGTGCCGGCACCGGAGACGCAGGGCCGGCCCATGCCGCGCGCCACGACCGCCGCGTGGCTGGTCATGCCGCCGCGTGCCGTCAGGATGCCCTTCGCCGCATGCATGCCGTGAATGTCCTCGGGGCTGGTTTCGGTGCGGATTAGGATGACCGCCTCGCCCGCCGCCGCGCGCTTCTCGGCCGTGTCGCTGTCGAACACCGCCATGCCGCTCGCCGCGCCGGGCGAGGCAGGCAGGCCCTTGGTCAGCACGTCGCGCTTGGCCTTCGGGTCGAGCGTGGGATGGAGCAACTGGTCGAGCGCCTGCGGATCGACTCGGGCGACCGCTTCCTCCTTCGTGATCAGGCCTTCCTCGGCCATGTCGACCGCGATCTTCAGCGCGGCCTTGGCGGTGCGCTTGCCCGAGCGGGTCTGCAGCATCCACAATTTGCCCTGCTGCACGGTGAATTCGATGTCCTGCATGTCGCGGTAATGCGTCTCGAGCAGGTCGAACACCTTGGCGAGTTCGCCGTACACCTCGGGCATCGCCTCTTCCATCGAGGCGGGTTTCGCGCCGGCCGCCTCGCGCGCCGCGACGGTCAGATACTGGGGCGTGCGGATGCCGGCGACGACATCCTCGCCCTGCGCATTGATCAGAAATTCGCCGTAATAGGCGCGGTCGCCCTTGGCGGGATCGCGGGTGAAGGCGACGCCGGTCGCCGAGGTGTCGCCCATATTGCCGAACACCATCGCCTGCACGTTGACGGCGGTGCCCCAGGCGGCCGGAATGTCGTTCAGGCGGCGATAGACCTTGGCGCGCTCCGACTGCCACGATCCGAACACCGCGCCGACCGCGCCCCAGAGCTGATCGTGCACGTCCTGCGGGAACGGCTTGTTCCACTGCTGCTCGACCAGCGTCTTGTATTCGGCGACCAGTTTCTGCAGGTCCTCGGCGGTCAGATCGGTGTCGAGATAATAGCCGTTATCTTCCTTGGCGATCTCCAGCGCATCCTCGAACGCTGCGTGATCGAGTTCCAGCACGACATCGGAATACATCTGGATGAAGCGGCGAT contains:
- the ppdK gene encoding pyruvate, phosphate dikinase — protein: MTQYVYRFGGGVSDGGKGDKNLLGGKGANLAEMASIGLPVPPGFTISTEFCEVYYDEGRAFPQGLRDEVAKGIAHIEGITGKTFGDAADPLLVSVRSGARASMPGMMDTVLNLGLNDETVKGLAETSGDARFAWDSYRRFIQMYSDVVLELDHAAFEDALEIAKEDNGYYLDTDLTAEDLQKLVAEYKTLVEQQWNKPFPQDVHDQLWGAVGAVFGSWQSERAKVYRRLNDIPAAWGTAVNVQAMVFGNMGDTSATGVAFTRDPAKGDRAYYGEFLINAQGEDVVAGIRTPQYLTVAAREAAGAKPASMEEAMPEVYGELAKVFDLLETHYRDMQDIEFTVQQGKLWMLQTRSGKRTAKAALKIAVDMAEEGLITKEEAVARVDPQALDQLLHPTLDPKAKRDVLTKGLPASPGAASGMAVFDSDTAEKRAAAGEAVILIRTETSPEDIHGMHAAKGILTARGGMTSHAAVVARGMGRPCVSGAGTIAIDAKAGVMRVAGREIRTGDIVTIDGTTGEVMAGAVPTVQPELSGDFGTLMAWADGVRRLKVRANAETPLDAKVAREFGAEGIGLCRTEHMFFDAARITAVRQMILAEDEAGRRVALDRLLPEQRSDFVELFEVMAGLPVTIRLLDPPLHEFLPHEEAEFAEVAKAAGVEVDVLKRRAAELHEFNPMLGHRGCRLGVTYPEIYEMQARAIFEAAIEVAVKSGAAPIPEVMIPLVGTRRELELMKQVVDKAAQAVFADKGREIDYLVGTMIELPRAALMAGEIAEIGEFFSFGTNDLTQTTLGVSRDDAARFLTTYVERGIYAKDPFVSLDIEGVGQLIEMAAERGRAARPGIKLGICGEHGGDPASIAFCEATGLDYVSASPYRVPIARLAAAQAALTAKG